GCCCAATTCCTCGAACACGGCCCCTACCTTGGGCACTGTCAGCCGCTTCATCCCCTCCTTCATATTGCGCGCTAGGGCGGCGTCGATAAAGGGCAAGTGCTTGAACTGCTCCTCTAGGTTCTCCGTCAGAAACTGCACCGGTGGGCTGTGGCGCAGCTTGTTGAGATAGCGAGGAATCGCCCCGACGTTGGGAGAAATGGACATTTCATTGTCGTTGAGCACCACCAGCAGGCGAGTTTTGGGCAAGTGTCCTGCATGGTTGATCGCTTCCAACGCCATGCCACCGGTGAGAGCGCCATCGCCGATGATCGCTACCACCTTGAAATCTTCCCCTTTGAGGTCGCGGGCAATGGCCATCCCCAAGGCTGCTGAGATGCTCGTGGAGGCATGGCCCGCCCCAAAGTGGTCAAAGCGACTCTCTGAGCGTCTCAGGTAGCCGGCGATGCCCCCCTTTTGCCGCAGGGTATGGAACTGGTGGTAGCGCCCCGTGATGAGCTTATGGGGGTACGCCTGGTGGCCCACATCCCAGATGACCTTATCCCGGTCCAGGTCCAGGGTTTGGTACAGCGCCAGGGTGAGTTCAACAACTCCCAACCCCGGCCCTAGGTGACCGCCGTTGACCGCCACCGTCTGCAAATGCTTTTCCCGAATCTGGCGGGCGATCGCCTCGAGCTGGGGGATGGACAATCCGTGCAACTGATTGGGATGGGTAATTTCGCTGAGATGCACGCGCCTGACTCCTTTGCCGACGACGGCCCAGAATTGTCCACTCCCCTATGGTAGCTCACGTTGGGCAAACGGTTTCCTTGGCCTGCACCGCCCAAGGGCCTGTCCCGTTGCGCACCCCGGCCCAGCGCGCCAAGAGCGCCGTTCCCCAATCTCGCCAGTGGGTAGCTGGTAAGCGCACCACCCAATGGGCGGGAAACGCCGTTGCCCCCCCATAAGCGCCCAATAGCCAGCCGGTGAGTCCCAGCGTAAAGGCGGAGCGTCCCTGGCGGTTGGCCCAGGTGAGGGCAACTTCGGGGTCATCTGGGGCGCGGTGGAAATCCGCCACCGATTGAGCTAGTTCCGGCCACGAATCAGTCTCAGCCAGGGGTTCACCCACCTGGCCCCGCAGCGCCCGGTCGAGAGCGATGGCCCACGCTTGGACAACTTCTGGTAATCCCGCCGCTGCTACCACCTCCGCGTACTGGTTGGGATAGCTGAGCAACAGCCCTGGCAACAGCAGCAGCAACGCCTCTTCGGCCACCGTTGCCACGGGCGCTTGGGTCGTCTGACCAGTCCAGTAGCGACATCCCCAGTCTAGCCATCGACTCCAGCTCAGGTCGCCCGCCAATTGCCACGCCAACCAGGTCCCCAGGAGGCACCCTTGAAACCGCTGCTCGAGGGTCAACACCGAGCCACCTGCTGGTAGTACTGGCGCAACTGCGCCGTCGCCTGGTCCCAGCCCCAGCGTTCGGCCTCCTGGCGGGCGGCGTGTTGCAGGGCTTGCCGTTGTTCGGGAGACGCCAGCACCCGCTGCACCGCCTCAATTAACCCCTGTTCTTGCTCGGGTTCGTAGAGATAGCCATTGACCCCGTCCTGGACGATATCGGTAATCCCCCCGCGCCGGGCCGCCACCACCGGACAACCAGCAGCCATCGCCTCCAGCAGGACCAGTCCCAACGTCTCGGTGCAGGAGGGAAATACAAACACATCGGCGCTGGCAAAGGCCTGGGCCAAGGCTTCTCCCTCTAGATAGCCGATGAAATGAGTGTTGGTTCCGGCGAAATACTGGGCCAAGGCATCCCGATGGGGGCCGTCACCGACTAACGCCAGGTGCGCCGTTGGGAATGCCGTCAACAGGGGCCGCAGCCGTTCGATCTCCTTCTCCGCCGACAACCGTCCCACGTAGAGCAACAGGGGTGCATCGGGGTGGCCCTGGGTGAGCCGCGCCCGCATGGTTTGGCAATATTGCCCTGGATGAAACAACTCCGTATCCACGCCCCGCTGCCACAA
This window of the Gloeomargarita sp. SKYB120 genome carries:
- a CDS encoding glycosyltransferase family 1 protein, translated to MRIALFTETFLPKIDGIVTRLRHTIRWLGRMGDDVLVFAPAGAPAEYCGAEVVGVAGTPLPLYPELKLAWPHWGIAQKLRAFRPDVVHVVNPAVLGVGGLLFSKWYQLPLVASYHTHLPRYLQHYGLGAFEGLLWTLLRAGHNQARLNLCTSTAMMEELRRNGIERLALWQRGVDTELFHPGQYCQTMRARLTQGHPDAPLLLYVGRLSAEKEIERLRPLLTAFPTAHLALVGDGPHRDALAQYFAGTNTHFIGYLEGEALAQAFASADVFVFPSCTETLGLVLLEAMAAGCPVVAARRGGITDIVQDGVNGYLYEPEQEQGLIEAVQRVLASPEQRQALQHAARQEAERWGWDQATAQLRQYYQQVARC